From a single Streptomyces cinnamoneus genomic region:
- a CDS encoding acyl-CoA dehydrogenase family protein, protein MSTAPSSVLETEHREITEAFMSFVRRELVPLSAELPETWGMPPADLRAHVRKRSARLGFYAGDYPEELGGSGMPFTAVVLLHQAAGRSGCPLAPYALAGSDGPSPLLRQGTPEQVERYLKPLVRGEATRCLALTEPNAGSDAFHLTSTATRQPAGDWVLTGRKTFVSNAGHADFAIVVARAAGGNGEDGPTAFVVDMDHPRLRIGQRYDGMSGEELCELVLDDVRVPAEAVVGGEEGIGAALGHGIDSLSRGRLVVAAMCDGIAEYALELGVAYARERRAFGERIGAYQHVQEHLVGSRAEVEAAKLLTLACARLVDGGVEAPENAALAKLTSSETAVRVVDRSLRVHGATGWVRGHPLEFLYRYVRMMTIIEGTSEIQKVIVARAMGLG, encoded by the coding sequence ATGAGCACGGCCCCCTCGTCCGTCCTGGAGACGGAACACCGCGAGATCACCGAGGCTTTCATGTCCTTCGTCCGCCGGGAGCTGGTGCCGCTGTCGGCCGAGCTGCCGGAGACCTGGGGGATGCCCCCGGCGGACCTGCGCGCCCACGTCCGCAAGCGCTCGGCGCGACTGGGCTTCTACGCCGGGGATTATCCCGAGGAACTGGGCGGCTCCGGCATGCCGTTCACCGCGGTGGTGCTGCTGCACCAGGCCGCCGGGCGCAGCGGCTGCCCGCTGGCGCCGTACGCGCTGGCGGGATCGGACGGGCCGAGCCCGCTGCTGCGCCAGGGCACCCCGGAGCAGGTCGAGCGCTATCTGAAGCCGCTGGTGCGGGGCGAGGCGACCCGCTGTCTGGCGCTGACGGAGCCGAACGCCGGGTCCGACGCCTTCCACCTCACCAGCACGGCCACCCGGCAGCCGGCCGGCGACTGGGTGCTGACCGGCCGCAAGACGTTCGTCAGCAACGCCGGGCACGCGGACTTCGCCATCGTCGTGGCCCGGGCCGCCGGCGGGAACGGCGAGGACGGGCCGACGGCCTTCGTGGTGGACATGGACCATCCCCGGCTGCGGATCGGCCAGCGCTACGACGGCATGTCGGGCGAGGAGCTGTGCGAACTGGTGCTGGACGACGTGCGGGTGCCCGCGGAGGCCGTCGTCGGCGGCGAGGAGGGCATCGGCGCGGCGCTCGGCCACGGCATCGACAGCCTCTCCCGCGGGCGCCTCGTGGTGGCGGCGATGTGCGACGGCATCGCCGAGTACGCCCTGGAGCTGGGCGTCGCCTACGCCCGGGAGCGGCGGGCCTTCGGGGAGCGCATCGGCGCCTACCAGCACGTGCAGGAGCACCTGGTGGGCAGCCGGGCCGAGGTGGAGGCGGCGAAGCTGCTGACGCTGGCGTGCGCGCGGCTGGTCGACGGGGGCGTGGAGGCCCCGGAGAACGCCGCGCTGGCCAAGCTGACCTCCTCGGAGACGGCGGTCCGCGTCGTCGACCGGTCGCTGCGGGTCCACGGCGCGACGGGCTGGGTGCGCGGGCATCCCCTGGAGTTCCTGTACCGGTACGTCCGGATGATGACGATCATCGAGGGGACCTCGGAGATCCAGAAGGTGATCGTCGCGCGGGCCATGGGGCTGGGGTGA
- a CDS encoding non-ribosomal peptide synthetase, which produces MFGLSTSQEIVWLHEQMLPGSRAYNFTATIDLRGRLDEAALLDGLAAALDRHPGLRLELVENAGALPGQRVRQGCAPRLRSADLSGEDDPEAAFARLLREEAETPLDVHEAPLLRWCVVRLGADHHRIVHVEHHLVHDGHSFAILLHDVFSVYRARVLGEPAALPPAPSYEEHVAAAHGPGREERREASLAHWRRELADASFDMPLPGLARPGARRRHAGGQLRQALDAELAERLRAHSRAQGHTPFSTLLTLFAELLRRHSGRADLVVGTAVGNRPEGFETATGMFVNTIPLRLRLDPAAGADEGVDDVTDGLIRALPHQDVPVQVLTHALGLHTGGADNPLFSVMFSAHDAALPEIDVPGLEVSLFEGFNTGTTRFDLDLVLLPDDRRTVGPRQGPAGMTLVWDYDRDLFDEDTARLLSERFLALVRAYLAAPATPLAALAAEVTPAPGPVAPEVRPDEVLDPVAQADPALVALVSGARKITYGELDGLVEELAGRLRAAGVTAGAPVAAVLPRGVDTVVTLLACLRTGAVYCPLSPRDPAGRLETLLGRLRPALVLADRASALALPAEGLPVALVDGAGAFPAAVPAVTLDGAAYVIHTSGSTGLPKAVVVGRRALAHHASAVAGRFGLNARDRVLLFAQPAFDVALEEVLPSLLAGAALIVPQREVPTAPELVAVLAARRVTVANLPTSYLLAVREELCEALRDGLWEPRLLVVGGERLPAAALRSVLDATGARVLNAYGVTEATVTSTVHEVPREGIADGEGAEVPLGTPLAGTAVHVLDGGLRPLPRGAVGELAIAGVGLADGYLGDEATTAARFVTVPALGGERVYLTGDLGYRDRDGLVCFLGRRDNQVKLRGYRIELEEVEAAVSAVLGGRSCAVVPGRDAAGGPCLTGFLDGGGEVDRALLHEGLSERLPAALVPARWIRLETMPLLPGGKPDRAALGRVAEERAADAEDPAATGQAAAGDGDPALALLGEGWREVLGHDRFSPSSHFFQVGGHSLLAAQLAAWLEPRLGSRPPLRVLFQHPVLADQAHALAEAAR; this is translated from the coding sequence ATGTTCGGACTCTCCACATCCCAGGAGATCGTCTGGCTGCACGAGCAGATGCTGCCCGGCAGTCGCGCCTACAACTTCACCGCCACCATCGACCTGCGCGGGAGGCTCGACGAGGCCGCGCTGCTCGACGGGCTGGCCGCCGCCCTCGACCGGCACCCGGGGCTGCGCCTCGAACTCGTCGAGAACGCAGGCGCGCTGCCCGGCCAGCGGGTGCGGCAGGGCTGCGCGCCCCGGCTGCGTTCGGCCGACCTCAGCGGCGAGGACGACCCGGAGGCCGCGTTCGCGCGGCTGCTGCGCGAGGAGGCCGAGACGCCGCTGGACGTCCACGAGGCACCGCTGCTGCGCTGGTGCGTGGTCCGCCTCGGCGCGGACCACCACCGGATCGTCCACGTCGAACACCACCTGGTGCACGACGGGCACTCGTTCGCGATCCTGCTCCACGACGTCTTCAGCGTCTACCGGGCGCGCGTGCTGGGCGAGCCGGCCGCGCTGCCGCCCGCCCCCTCGTACGAGGAGCACGTCGCGGCGGCCCACGGCCCCGGGCGCGAGGAGCGGCGCGAGGCGAGCCTGGCCCACTGGCGGCGCGAACTGGCCGACGCCTCCTTCGACATGCCCCTGCCCGGCCTCGCCCGGCCGGGGGCACGGCGCCGGCACGCCGGCGGCCAGCTGCGCCAGGCCCTCGACGCGGAGCTGGCCGAACGGCTGCGCGCCCACAGCCGCGCCCAGGGCCACACGCCGTTCTCCACGCTCCTCACCCTCTTCGCCGAACTGCTGCGCCGCCACAGCGGCCGCGCGGACCTGGTCGTCGGCACGGCCGTCGGCAACCGCCCCGAGGGCTTCGAGACGGCCACGGGCATGTTCGTCAACACCATCCCGCTGCGTCTGCGCCTGGACCCGGCGGCCGGTGCCGACGAGGGCGTGGACGACGTCACCGACGGGCTCATCCGCGCCCTGCCGCACCAGGACGTGCCGGTGCAGGTGCTGACGCACGCGCTGGGCCTGCACACCGGCGGTGCGGACAACCCGCTGTTCAGCGTGATGTTCAGCGCCCACGACGCGGCGCTGCCCGAGATCGACGTACCGGGCCTGGAGGTGTCGCTGTTCGAGGGGTTCAACACCGGCACGACCCGCTTCGACCTCGACCTGGTGCTGCTGCCCGACGACCGTCGCACGGTCGGGCCGCGCCAGGGCCCGGCCGGCATGACGCTGGTCTGGGACTACGACCGGGACCTCTTCGACGAGGACACGGCGCGGCTGCTCTCGGAGCGCTTCCTCGCTCTCGTCCGGGCGTATCTGGCGGCCCCCGCCACACCGCTGGCGGCCCTCGCCGCCGAGGTGACGCCCGCGCCGGGCCCCGTGGCACCGGAGGTGCGGCCCGACGAGGTCCTGGACCCGGTCGCGCAGGCCGACCCGGCCCTCGTGGCACTCGTCAGCGGCGCCCGGAAGATCACCTACGGCGAACTCGACGGGCTGGTGGAGGAGCTGGCCGGGCGGCTGCGCGCGGCGGGCGTGACGGCGGGAGCGCCCGTCGCGGCGGTCCTGCCGCGCGGCGTGGACACCGTGGTGACCCTGCTGGCCTGCCTGCGCACGGGAGCGGTGTACTGCCCGCTGTCCCCCCGCGACCCGGCCGGCCGCCTGGAGACGCTGCTCGGCCGCCTGCGCCCGGCCCTGGTCCTGGCCGACCGCGCGAGCGCCCTCGCCCTGCCCGCCGAGGGCCTGCCCGTCGCCCTGGTCGACGGCGCCGGCGCCTTCCCCGCCGCCGTGCCGGCCGTGACGCTCGACGGCGCCGCCTACGTCATCCACACCTCGGGTTCCACCGGGCTGCCCAAGGCCGTCGTCGTGGGCCGGCGCGCGCTCGCGCATCACGCGAGCGCCGTGGCCGGACGGTTCGGACTGAACGCGCGGGACCGGGTGCTGCTGTTCGCCCAGCCGGCGTTCGACGTGGCGCTGGAGGAGGTCCTGCCCTCCCTGCTGGCCGGGGCCGCTCTGATCGTGCCGCAGCGGGAGGTGCCGACGGCACCGGAGCTGGTCGCCGTGCTGGCGGCCCGCCGGGTCACCGTCGCCAACCTGCCCACGAGTTACCTGCTCGCCGTGCGCGAGGAACTGTGCGAGGCGCTGCGGGACGGGCTGTGGGAGCCCCGGCTGCTCGTGGTCGGCGGCGAGCGGCTGCCGGCCGCCGCGCTCCGGAGCGTGCTCGACGCCACCGGCGCCCGCGTCCTCAACGCCTACGGGGTGACCGAGGCGACCGTCACCTCGACCGTCCACGAGGTCCCGCGCGAGGGGATCGCGGACGGCGAGGGCGCCGAGGTCCCGCTGGGCACCCCGCTGGCCGGCACGGCGGTGCACGTCCTCGACGGCGGGCTGCGCCCGCTGCCCCGGGGCGCGGTCGGTGAACTGGCGATCGCCGGCGTGGGCCTGGCCGACGGCTACCTCGGGGACGAGGCGACGACCGCGGCCCGGTTCGTCACCGTGCCGGCGCTCGGCGGTGAACGCGTGTACCTGACCGGGGACCTCGGCTACCGGGACCGCGACGGGCTGGTGTGCTTCCTCGGCCGCCGCGACAACCAGGTCAAGCTGCGCGGGTACCGCATCGAGCTGGAGGAGGTGGAAGCCGCCGTCTCCGCCGTCCTCGGCGGGCGGTCGTGCGCCGTCGTCCCCGGCCGGGACGCGGCCGGCGGTCCCTGCCTGACCGGTTTCCTCGACGGCGGCGGGGAGGTGGACCGGGCGCTGCTGCACGAGGGGCTGTCCGAGCGGCTGCCCGCGGCGCTCGTGCCGGCCCGCTGGATCCGGCTGGAGACGATGCCGCTGCTGCCCGGCGGCAAGCCGGACCGGGCCGCGCTGGGCCGCGTCGCCGAGGAGCGCGCGGCGGACGCGGAGGACCCGGCGGCGACCGGGCAGGCCGCCGCCGGCGACGGCGACCCCGCGCTCGCCCTGCTCGGCGAGGGCTGGCGGGAGGTCCTTGGCCACGACCGCTTCTCGCCGTCGTCGCACTTCTTCCAGGTCGGCGGTCACTCCCTGCTGGCCGCCCAGCTCGCCGCCTGGCTGGAGCCGCGGCTCGGCAGCCGCCCGCCGCTGCGCGTGCTCTTCCAGCACCCCGTCCTGGCCGACCAGGCCCACGCCCTGGCGGAGGCGGCCCGATGA
- a CDS encoding non-ribosomal peptide synthetase — protein MQSSSITSSYLAGYRRVTGGTRGAAEAEGPGGSGALLPVTGAQRRFLLARRLDPAGRPALVPLFFTFPAGAVDPDRLRAAALHLAALHPALRTRPLVRRGVPLQRVTEPEAHVGRVRPRPGERAEGALLRALARWPAEGPPLRLFLAGDGDGEEILAVVLDHVACDEQSLGRVLADLGDAYRDRLGPHDVPADRAEAGLASYRDAVLLQLDAEDGGSGPRALAHWTRRLAGLRPPGPVPHEGTSAGTGTARRRLPLGVAGGRAAAFPAVLHACARAARTLHGPDRVAALGYPWGGRPAAAAPVLGCFLNTVVHPADDVGPGERAVAWWDDLDHADAPFDSVVHAARGAGVPWSGRLDGLLTFEDLGRRPPLRLGDATGRETHLDDRPLPAPFAVSVSYGTDVLVRMAWDRAAVPDGLARDAFETLLDTLSAAPAS, from the coding sequence GTGCAGTCCAGCAGCATCACTTCGTCCTACCTCGCCGGCTACCGGCGCGTCACCGGGGGAACCCGGGGGGCCGCGGAGGCCGAAGGCCCGGGCGGCTCCGGCGCGCTGCTGCCCGTCACCGGGGCCCAGCGGCGGTTCCTCCTGGCACGCCGCCTGGACCCCGCCGGACGTCCGGCCCTGGTCCCGCTGTTCTTCACGTTCCCCGCCGGGGCCGTCGACCCGGACCGGCTGCGTGCGGCCGCCCTCCACCTGGCCGCCCTCCACCCGGCGCTGCGGACCCGGCCGCTGGTACGGCGCGGCGTTCCCCTCCAGCGCGTGACGGAGCCCGAGGCACACGTCGGTCGCGTGCGGCCGCGCCCCGGGGAGCGGGCCGAAGGAGCCCTGCTGCGGGCACTGGCCCGGTGGCCGGCCGAGGGGCCGCCCCTGAGGCTGTTCCTCGCCGGCGACGGGGACGGGGAGGAGATCCTCGCGGTGGTCCTCGACCACGTGGCCTGCGACGAGCAGTCGCTCGGCCGGGTCCTCGCGGATCTCGGCGACGCCTACCGCGACCGCCTGGGCCCGCACGACGTGCCGGCCGACCGGGCGGAGGCGGGGCTGGCCAGCTACCGCGACGCCGTCCTCCTTCAGCTCGACGCCGAGGACGGGGGCTCCGGCCCCCGCGCCCTCGCGCACTGGACGCGGCGGCTCGCCGGGCTCCGGCCGCCCGGACCGGTCCCGCACGAGGGCACCTCCGCGGGCACGGGCACCGCCCGGCGCCGGCTGCCGCTCGGCGTGGCCGGCGGCCGGGCCGCGGCCTTCCCGGCCGTGCTGCACGCCTGCGCTCGCGCGGCCCGCACGCTCCACGGCCCGGACCGCGTCGCCGCCCTGGGGTACCCGTGGGGCGGCAGACCCGCCGCGGCGGCGCCGGTGCTCGGGTGCTTCCTCAACACCGTCGTCCACCCGGCCGACGACGTGGGCCCCGGCGAACGGGCCGTCGCCTGGTGGGACGACCTCGACCACGCCGACGCGCCGTTCGACTCGGTGGTCCACGCGGCCCGCGGCGCCGGCGTGCCGTGGTCCGGGCGGCTCGACGGGCTGCTCACCTTCGAGGACCTCGGCCGCCGACCGCCGCTGCGGCTGGGTGACGCCACCGGACGCGAGACGCACCTCGACGACCGGCCCCTGCCGGCGCCGTTCGCCGTCTCCGTCTCCTACGGCACCGACGTGCTCGTCCGCATGGCGTGGGACCGGGCGGCCGTGCCCGACGGCCTCGCCCGGGACGCCTTCGAGACCCTGCTGGACACCCTGAGCGCCGCGCCGGCGAGCTGA
- a CDS encoding MFS transporter, with product MLSVKASDGAGPLRNHDFRLLLAGASVSQIGAQVTLVALPLVAVVELEASPLQAGMLTAAETGAFLIVGLPAGAWVDRMRRLPVLVRADVVRAVAMASLPLAAWAEVLTMTQLYAVALVTGLATVFFDIAHQSYLPVLLPREQLVAGNGALETARSSAQVAGPGLGGALVQALGAPFALMADAVGYLLSAFFLRGIRAHEERPEPVVGVSLRAQVGEGLAFVLRHPVLRVIACATAVSNFFTAMLMAVQTVFLVRVLGLPPGVIGLMMSAAAVGGLAGALCAGVLSRAVGQARVIWLSTVVTGPFALLWPLAGRGAAAAWFALATAAVFFGGVVYNVAQVSFRQMLCPPELLGRMNATLRFLVWGTMPLGAVVGGAVAGTAGPRDAVWLCAAGILLVPVPLLLSPLRRMRDLPAPAGTVTP from the coding sequence ATGTTGTCAGTGAAGGCCAGCGACGGTGCCGGCCCCTTACGGAACCACGACTTCCGACTGCTGCTGGCCGGGGCCTCGGTGAGCCAGATCGGCGCGCAAGTGACCCTGGTGGCCCTGCCGTTGGTCGCCGTCGTCGAACTAGAGGCGTCCCCCTTGCAGGCCGGCATGCTGACCGCGGCCGAGACGGGGGCGTTCCTGATCGTGGGGCTGCCCGCCGGGGCGTGGGTGGACCGGATGCGGCGACTGCCCGTGCTCGTCCGGGCCGACGTCGTCCGGGCGGTGGCGATGGCGAGCCTGCCGCTCGCCGCCTGGGCCGAAGTGCTGACGATGACTCAGCTCTACGCGGTGGCCCTGGTCACCGGTCTGGCCACGGTCTTCTTCGACATCGCGCACCAGAGTTACCTGCCGGTCCTCCTGCCGCGCGAGCAACTGGTCGCGGGCAACGGCGCCCTGGAGACCGCGCGTTCGTCCGCGCAAGTGGCCGGTCCGGGACTGGGCGGCGCCCTGGTGCAGGCCCTCGGGGCGCCCTTCGCGCTGATGGCCGACGCCGTCGGCTACCTGCTGTCGGCCTTCTTCCTCCGCGGCATCCGCGCCCACGAGGAGCGGCCCGAGCCCGTCGTGGGGGTCTCCCTGCGCGCGCAGGTCGGTGAAGGGCTCGCGTTCGTCCTCCGCCACCCGGTCCTGCGCGTGATCGCCTGCGCGACGGCGGTGTCGAACTTCTTCACCGCCATGCTCATGGCCGTCCAGACGGTGTTCCTGGTCCGTGTGCTCGGCCTGCCGCCCGGCGTGATCGGCCTGATGATGTCCGCCGCGGCCGTCGGCGGACTGGCCGGCGCGCTGTGCGCCGGCGTGCTCTCCCGTGCGGTCGGGCAGGCCAGAGTCATCTGGCTGTCGACCGTCGTGACCGGTCCGTTCGCCCTTCTGTGGCCGTTGGCCGGCCGGGGGGCCGCCGCCGCGTGGTTCGCACTCGCCACTGCCGCGGTCTTCTTCGGAGGCGTCGTCTACAACGTCGCCCAGGTCAGCTTCCGGCAGATGCTCTGCCCACCGGAGCTGCTCGGGCGGATGAACGCCACCTTGCGCTTCCTGGTGTGGGGCACCATGCCGCTGGGCGCCGTGGTGGGCGGGGCGGTGGCCGGCACGGCGGGCCCGCGAGACGCCGTCTGGCTGTGCGCGGCCGGAATCCTGCTGGTGCCGGTGCCCCTGCTGCTCTCCCCGCTGCGGCGGATGCGCGACCTCCCGGCCCCGGCCGGCACCGTGACCCCCTAG